The Hyperolius riggenbachi isolate aHypRig1 chromosome 3, aHypRig1.pri, whole genome shotgun sequence genome window below encodes:
- the LOC137561939 gene encoding olfactory receptor 5P55-like — MDMKNMTRISSIHIFGFQTRESISCLVFFLFLMVYSLTVCGNFLIIMLVSSCRILHSPMYFFLTQLSVSDIILVTSIVPNIFQGALLKEFTLSLSDCITQFYFFATAGTAECFLLTVMSYDRYLAICKPLHYNLIMSHFFCWMTVLACWTLSILALLLLILKIIRLEFCGPDILDHFFCDLHPILELSCTDISSITVHVMFTSTFFVVIPFIIIITSYVCIIVAIFRIPSITGRQKAFSTCSSHLTVVFIYYGTLICVYLVPSGGQSLNVSKFLSLMYTVVTPLMNPIIYSLRNKELKKAFEQLTSSLSTENKLMR, encoded by the coding sequence ATGGATATGAAAAATATGACCAGAATAAGCTCCATTCACATTTTTGGGTTTCAGACTCGTGAAAGCATCTCATGTTTggtctttttcctttttcttatGGTTTATTCTTTGACCGTATGTGGAAACTTCCTGATCATCATGCTGGTGTCTAGCTGCAGAATTCTCCATTCCCCCATGTACTTCTTTCTCACCCAACTATCTGTATCCGATATCATTCTAGTGACTTCCATTGTTCCTAACATCTTTCAAGGTGCTTTGTTAAAGGAATTTACGCTATCGTTATCGGATTGTATCACCCAGTTTTATTTCTTTGCTACTGCGGGAACGGCTGAGTGTTTCCTACTGACAGTCATGTCTTACGACCGATATTTGGCCATCTGTAAGCCGTTGCATTATAACTTGATTATGAGCCACTTCTTTTGCTGGATGACAGTTCTCGCATGTTGGACTTTAAGCATTTTAGCTCTGCTGCttcttattttaaaaataataaggTTGGAATTTTGTGGGCCAGATATCCTTGACCACTTTTTCTGTGATCTTCATCCAATCCTTGAGCTCTCCTGTACCGATATTTCATCTATTACTGTACATGTGATGTTTACAAGTACTTTCTTTGTTGTCATcccattcattattattattacatcctATGTGTGTATCATAGTTGCCATATTTCGGATCCCTTCTATCACTGGCAGGCAGAAAGCGTTCTCGACCTGCAGCTCCCACCTGACTGTTGTTTTCATCTATTATGGTACCTTGATTTGTGTTTATTTGGTACCTAGCGGGGGACAGTCATTGAACGTCAGCAAATTCCTGTCCCTAATGTACACTGTTGTCACACCGCTCATGAATCCAATCATATACAGTCTGAGAAACAAAGAATTGAAAAAAGCTTTTGAACAACTTACCAGTTCATTAAgtactgaaaataaactgatgagataa